The Candidatus Glassbacteria bacterium genomic sequence GCCACCTCACTCGGCTTTATCCCCCCCATGCAGAAAAACTCCGGGCATTTTTCCCCCAGGCACTCCAGCCGCGCCGGGCAATCCACTTCCGGCAGGAACGTGCGGATTTCCCCGGTGCCCAGCGGCCCCCAGCGCCTGGGGTGATGGGCCGGCACAGGGCTGTATATCCCGGCCAGCGCGGGCACGCCCAGCGCCGCGGCCAGGTGCAGCGGCCCGGTGCTGGGGGCCGCAACCGCCGATGCCCTGCTCAGCAGCCCGATAAAATCCTCCAGCCCCAGACCGACAACCACTTTCACCCGCCCGGTGTGAATCCCCTCCTCGGCCGCGCTTTCGGCCAGGTCCTCCTCGGGTTCCGTTCCGGTAACCACCACGTTCAGCCCCGCCTCCCGCGCCAGCAGCCCGGTGAGCTCCCGCCAGCGTTCGATCGGCCAGTTGAGCGCGCTGCCGCCCATCCCCGGGTGGATCACCACAAGCTTGTTTGCCGGATCGGCAAATATATTTGCCGTCAGTTCGGCCGCCCGCTCCAGTGCAGCCTCGTCAGCCACCACAACCGGCGGCGGGATTTTTTGCTGTATATCGATTCCCAACTTGGTTAACAGATCGATATTGTAGGCGGCTTCGTGTTTCTCCCCCCGGCTGCGTTTCTGCCTCACCGGCCGGTTGAAAAACAGCGGCGCGTAGAGTTTGACCAGCGGGCCGATCCGCAGCGGGATTCCCGCCGAGCGGACCAGCAGCGCGTTCTTGCGGCTGTGGACAAACACCACCGCGGCGTCATAGCCACGGGCGCGAATCTCGGCGGCAATTTCGCGGAAACCCGCGCGGTCGTGGGCGCCGGAGTCGGTGAGAATGCTGTCGATACACGGGTTGCCGCGCACAACCGGCTCGGCGTAGGCGCTGCACAGCAGGTCGATCCGGGCGGCGGGGAGGGCCTCGCGCAGCACGCGGAACGACGGGGTTGTCAGCACCAGGTCGCCCAGGCGGTCATTTCTGACCAGCAGCACGCGCCCGATATTTTTCCCAGAACCTGGCATAGGATACGCTCATCGTGAACGAGCCGAACGCGGCGGCGATCAGCCCGGGGACCCCGTCGAGGAACCCCAGCTTGAACAGGTAGCGGCGGATGAATTTAACCGCTGGCGAGCAGACCATCCGCCGCACCGCCCGCAACGGGGTTGGACGTTCGCCGGAGTCCAGCAGGCGGCGGGCCTCGAGCTCGGTATAGTCCATAAACTTCCGCAGGTACTCTTCGATCGACTCATATGTATCATGGAGAAGGTCTCCTTCCAGCCGGCCCACTTTCCCCTCGATCCTCACCGACTCGTGGACGGGCCTCGTGTCGAACCGTCCCCGGCTCTTGCGGAACAGGCGCAGCTGGAGGTCCGGGTACTGGCCGCCGTGGCGCAGGGGCCGGCCGAAATAATGGTTCAGCCGCGGCACCCGGTAGCCGTCGCACGGGGGCACATCCGGCAGAGAGGCAATCGAGCGGGCAAGCTCGTCGCTCACAAGCTCATCGGCGTCCAGGCTCAACACCCACTCGTTGCCGGCCCGCTCGATACCGTAATTCTTCTGCGCGCCGTAGCCCTGCCACGGGTGATCGAGCACACGGGCACCGCAGGCGGCGGCGATCCCGGCCGTGCTGTCACTGCTGCCGCTGTCGACCACGACAATCTCGTCGGCCAGGCGGGAGACCGAGTTCAAACTGCGCTCCAGAGTGCGCGCGGCGTCGAGGGTTATCATCACCACCGAAATCTTTTTCAACGGCCGGTTCTCACAGTCAAATTCCGAAGCTGCATTTGGCTGATTCATCAGTTTAATAGTTTGACAATTTACTCTTGAGGTGTTAAGATTTCAAAACAGTTTTCCCTGCCCAAGCAAGCTGAAACACCCGGAATAACTGCTTACGGAGGTTCGGGAGCCACCCGGAATTCCCGTCCCGCCGACCGAGGACTTCATCAAGTGGCCGAGCAACTTTTCTTCTATTTCTTCGCCGCACTCAGCGCCATCTCGGCATTTCTGGCAGTCACCCGCAAAAACCCCGTCGTCAGCGTGGTCTGGCTGATAAGCTGCATGTTCAGTCTGGCGGTGATCTACGTGTTGCTAAACGCGTTCTTCCTGGCCGCGGTCCAGGTAATAGTTTACGCCGGCGCTATCTTGATGCTGTTCGTGTTCGTAATCATGATGCTGAACCTCAAGACCGGCATGATCGGCCAGATGCGTAATCTCGGACTTAAATTCATCGGACTGATAGTCACCCTGATAATATTGAGACAGTTCTATTCGGCAATCAAGGGTACTGGCGCCCTGCTCGACCTTCCCCCTGAGGTGGCGGCTGATTTCGGCCAGGCATCCGCAGTGGGAGAGCTGATGTTCAGCCAGTATCTGTATCCGCTGGAGCTGATGGCGGTGCTGCTGCTGGTGGCGATAGTCGGCGCGCTGGTGCTGGCCGGAAAGGAACAACCGTGATCGCCCTGCAAAGCGTACTCACACTCAGCGCGGTCCTGTTCGTGATCGGCATTGGCGGGTTTATCACCCGGCGCAACGTGCTGATCATGTTCATGAGCGTGGAGCTGATGCTCAACGCGGCCAACCTGGCCCTGGTGGCGTTCGCACGCCACAACGCCAGCATGGACCCGCAGATCGTGGCGATGTTCGTGATGGCGCTTGCCGCGGCCGAGGTGGCGGTGGGCCTGGCGATCATAGTCGCGGTCTTCCGCCGCAGGGAGACGGTTAATATCGACGACTTCAGAAACCTCAAGTGGTAGGCTGGAGAGAGTAGATGGAACCGGTGGCCGTACAATATGATCTGCTGCGCTGGATCGTTCTCAGCCCCCTGCTGGGCGCGATCCTGGTCGCACTGCTGGGGCGCACGCTGCCGAGGAAGGTTATCGGCACGCTGGCCAGCGCCGCGGTGGGTGTCAGCTTCCTGATCGGCCTGGCCGCGTTTTTCAAGCTGAAGGAGCTCTCCGGCCACGGCCACGGGGAGGAAACGGTCTTCCTGGCCGACCATCTCTACCGCTGGTTCGCCGTGGGTGGACTGAACGTGGAGGCGGCGTTCGTGTTCGACCGGCTGAGCGCGGTGATGGTGCTGGTGGTGGCCGGGGTCAGCGCGCTGATCCACATCTATTCGATGGGCTACATGGCCCGCGACGAGTGCTACTGGCGCTATTTCACCTACCTTAACCTGTTTGTGTTCTTCATGCTGCTGCTGGTGACCGCCGACAACGCGGTGGCGATGTTTGTCGGCTGGGAAGGCGTGGGGCTGTGCAGCTACCTGCTGATCGGCTTCTGGTTCGAGGACCCCGAGAAAGCCTACGCCGGCAAGAAGGCGTTCGTGGTCAACCGAATCGGCGATTTCGGCTTCCTGCTGGGGATTATCCTGATTTTCTGGAGCCTGGGTACGGTCAATTTCAACGAGATCGCCCAGCAGGCGCCGCTGTTGCTGACCGGCGGCGGGACACTGGCCACCGCAATCTGCCTGCTGCTGTTCCTGGGCGCCACCGGCAAGAGCGCGCAGATTCCGCTCTATGTCTGGCTGCCCGACGCGATGGCCGGCCCGACCCCGGTGTCCGCCCTGATCCATGCCGCCACGATGGTGACCGCAGGCGTATATATGATCGTCCGGCTCAATGTGCTCTACCTGCTGGCGCCGGCCGCGATGTGCGTGGTGGCGGTGGTGGGCGCGGCCACGGCGATCTACGCGGCCAGTATCGGGCTGATGCAGAACGATATCAAGAAGGTGCTGGCCTACAGCACTGTCAGCCAGCTCGGCTACATGTTCCTGGCCGTGGGCGTGGGAGCTTTCTC encodes the following:
- the nuoL gene encoding NADH-quinone oxidoreductase subunit L, encoding MEPVAVQYDLLRWIVLSPLLGAILVALLGRTLPRKVIGTLASAAVGVSFLIGLAAFFKLKELSGHGHGEETVFLADHLYRWFAVGGLNVEAAFVFDRLSAVMVLVVAGVSALIHIYSMGYMARDECYWRYFTYLNLFVFFMLLLVTADNAVAMFVGWEGVGLCSYLLIGFWFEDPEKAYAGKKAFVVNRIGDFGFLLGIILIFWSLGTVNFNEIAQQAPLLLTGGGTLATAICLLLFLGATGKSAQIPLYVWLPDAMAGPTPVSALIHAATMVTAGVYMIVRLNVLYLLAPAAMCVVAVVGAATAIYAASIGLMQNDIKKVLAYSTVSQLGYMFLAVGVGAFSAGIFHLVTHAFFKALLFLGSGSVIHAMSNKQDIREMGGLKKQMPVTYWTFLFATLAIAGIPPFSGFFSKDEILWKAFSSPQGHWTLWLIGFVAAGLTAFYMFRLVFLTFHGECRADEETKHHIHESPSLMTVPLIVLGVLSVIGGFAGIPEALWGGNHFHHWLAPLLGNENGAVEIPAGAHHWPLAVEYLMIVLSVAVAVTGIGAAYLFYIRKPEKPGQLAEQWPLLHQLIYNKYYVDEIYNVFIVQPIKLISTYLLWKIFDAGVIDGLVNLTGTTVRGLGRVAARLQNGYAQAYAVTFLIGAVLLIGSMIW
- a CDS encoding glycosyltransferase family 2 protein, which encodes MNQPNAASEFDCENRPLKKISVVMITLDAARTLERSLNSVSRLADEIVVVDSGSSDSTAGIAAACGARVLDHPWQGYGAQKNYGIERAGNEWVLSLDADELVSDELARSIASLPDVPPCDGYRVPRLNHYFGRPLRHGGQYPDLQLRLFRKSRGRFDTRPVHESVRIEGKVGRLEGDLLHDTYESIEEYLRKFMDYTELEARRLLDSGERPTPLRAVRRMVCSPAVKFIRRYLFKLGFLDGVPGLIAAAFGSFTMSVSYARFWEKYRARAAGQK
- a CDS encoding glycosyltransferase family 9 protein; this translates as MPGSGKNIGRVLLVRNDRLGDLVLTTPSFRVLREALPAARIDLLCSAYAEPVVRGNPCIDSILTDSGAHDRAGFREIAAEIRARGYDAAVVFVHSRKNALLVRSAGIPLRIGPLVKLYAPLFFNRPVRQKRSRGEKHEAAYNIDLLTKLGIDIQQKIPPPVVVADEAALERAAELTANIFADPANKLVVIHPGMGGSALNWPIERWRELTGLLAREAGLNVVVTGTEPEEDLAESAAEEGIHTGRVKVVVGLGLEDFIGLLSRASAVAAPSTGPLHLAAALGVPALAGIYSPVPAHHPRRWGPLGTGEIRTFLPEVDCPARLECLGEKCPEFFCMGGIKPSEVAEWVLGMI
- the nuoK gene encoding NADH-quinone oxidoreductase subunit NuoK; the protein is MIALQSVLTLSAVLFVIGIGGFITRRNVLIMFMSVELMLNAANLALVAFARHNASMDPQIVAMFVMALAAAEVAVGLAIIVAVFRRRETVNIDDFRNLKW
- a CDS encoding NADH-quinone oxidoreductase subunit J, translated to MSKQFSLPKQAETPGITAYGGSGATRNSRPADRGLHQVAEQLFFYFFAALSAISAFLAVTRKNPVVSVVWLISCMFSLAVIYVLLNAFFLAAVQVIVYAGAILMLFVFVIMMLNLKTGMIGQMRNLGLKFIGLIVTLIILRQFYSAIKGTGALLDLPPEVAADFGQASAVGELMFSQYLYPLELMAVLLLVAIVGALVLAGKEQP